A section of the Ovis canadensis isolate MfBH-ARS-UI-01 breed Bighorn chromosome 1, ARS-UI_OviCan_v2, whole genome shotgun sequence genome encodes:
- the LOC138445703 gene encoding oviduct-specific glycoprotein — protein MNNNQIVPKDPLDEKILYPEFNKLKERNRGLKTLLSVGGWNFGTSRFTKMLSTFSNRERFVNSVIALLRTHGFDGLDLFFLYPGLRGSPARDRWTFVFLLEELLQAFKNEAQLTMRPRLLLSAAVSGDPHVIQKAYDARLLGRLLDFISVLSYDLHGSWEKVTGHNSPLFSLPGDPKSSAYAMRYWRQLGVPPEKLLMGLPTYGRTFHLLRASQNELGAGAVGPASPGKYTKQAGFLAYYEVCSFVQRAKKRWINDQYVPYAFKGKEWVGYDDAISFGYKAFFIKREHFGGAMVWTLDLDDFRGNFCGTGPFPLVHTLNNLLVNDEFSSTPSPKFWFSTAVNSSRIGPEMPTMTRDLTTGLGILPLGGEAVATETHRKSATMTTTPRGETATPTRTPLSFGRRTAAPEGKTESPGEKPLTSVGHLAVSPGGIAVGPVHLQIGQKVTPPGRKAGVPEKVTTPSGKMTVTPDGRAETLERL, from the exons CCTAAGGATCCCCTGGATGAGAAAATCCTCTACCCAGAGTTCAACAAGCTCAAGGAGAG GAACAGGGGGCTGAAAACACTGCTGTCCGTCGGGGGGTGGAACTTCGGCACCTCGAG GTTCACCAAGATGCTGTCCACGTTTTCCAACCGGGAAAGGTTTGTCAATTCAGTGATCGCCCTCCTGAGGACACATGGCTTCGATGGTCTGGACCTCTTCTTCTTGTACCCTGGACTCAGAGGCAGCCCCGCGCGTGACCGCTGGACCTTTGTCTTCTTACTTGAG GAGCTCCTGCAGGCCTTCAAGAATGAGGCCCAGCTCACCATGCGCCCAAGGCTGCTGCTGTCTGCTGCCGTCTCTGGGGACCCCCACGTCATCCAGAAAGCATATGATGCACGCCTTCTGGGCAG ACTCCTGGATTTCATCAGCGTCTTGTCTTACGACTTACACGGAAGCTGGGAAAAGGTCACAGGACACAATAGCcctctgttctctctgcctggagaCCCCAAATCTTCG GCGTATGCCATGAGGTACTGGCGACAGCTTGGGGTCCCCCCCGAGAAGCTCCTCATGGGGCTCCCCACCTATGGACGTACTTTTCACCTCCTCAGAGCCTCTCAGAATGAGCTGGGGGCAGGAGCTGTGGGACCAGCATCTCCAGGGAAGTACACCAAGCAAGCTGGCTTCTTGGCTTATTATGAG GTTTGCTCTTTTGTCCAGAGAGCGAAGAAGCGCTGGATTAATGATCAGTATGTCCCATATGCCTTCAAGGGGAAGGAGTGGGTTGGCTATGATGATGCCATCAGCTTCGGTTACAAG GCATTTTTCATAAAGAGAGAGCATTTTGGGGGGGCCATGGTGTGGACATTGGACCTGGATGACTTCAGGGGCAATTTCTGCGGCACTGGCCCTTTCCCCCTTGTCCACACGTTGAATAATCTCCTGGTGAATGATG AGTTCAGCTCAACTCCTTCTCCAAAATTTTGGTTCTCAACTGCTGTGAATTCTTCAAGAATTGGCCCTGAAATGCCAACTATGACCAGAGATTTGACCACTGGTTTGGGCATTTTGCCGCTAGGAGGAGAGGCTGTGGCCACTGAGACTCATAGAAAGTCTGCAACTATGACCACAACCCCCAGAGGTGAGACTGCAACCCCTACAAGGACCCCTCTATCATTTGGAAGGCGCACTGCTGCTCCAGAAGGGAAGACTGAGAGCCCTGGAGAGAAGCCCCTGACCTCTGTGGGCCATCTGGCGGTGAGCCCTGGAGGGATAGCTGTGGGTCCCGTGCACCTTCAGATTGGACAGAAGGTCACGCCCCCAGGAAGGAAGGCTGGAGTCCCTGAGAAGGTGACCACCCCCTCCGGAAAGATGACAGTCACCCCTGATGGGAGGGCTGAGACTCTGGAGAGACTTTGA